A portion of the Chromobacterium sp. IIBBL 290-4 genome contains these proteins:
- a CDS encoding ATP-dependent endonuclease — translation MRIKKVQVKNFRLLKNTELCLDEHMTLIVGRNNSGKTSLAELFRRLLSEKAAGFSLEDFSLAAHSGFWDALQMVRQKREDTDVRTALPSIEVTLTVGYDKAAASFGPLSDFIVDLDPDCEEACVDICYQLGDGKLKVFLGEIEVDNETDEALQKAILLQKMKELVPKHYSCKVFARDPNDPTNERPLEWAKLRELIQGDLVSAQRGIDDITHKENDSLSRILSALFESAGQENSREADQQTVNTLKEGVKNVQESIDKSFNGQLTNLLPALNLFGYRFPDPNIQTETSLDVGLLLRNHTKIRYAGANGISLPEAYNGLGTRNLIYILLKLFEAFKSFKARGSEPGMHLMFIEEPEAHLHPQMQEVFVSKLEVIAKLFADRYGDGQPWPVQFVVTTHSSHMANKAEFNSIRYFLAMPDPDVAGSSRTKVKDLKLDFGDRENKDNEFLHQYMTLTRCDLLFADKVILIEGTSERLLLPVMIGKVDAVLADAEKLESQYISVLEVGGAYSHIFFRLLDFLELPALIITDLDSVDAGSEACAVSKGAGTSNASIKAWFDVGAISPQELLEKKEADKIKGVRRMAYQVPEPGTPACGRSLEGAFMLANAAKFSLDAADLEMSAWDKAAKAKKSEFALKHAIRDTNWAAPHYIREGLIWLAKTPTEASGSKPGQAAEQAVEAGSHGN, via the coding sequence ATGCGAATTAAAAAGGTACAGGTAAAGAATTTTCGCTTACTGAAGAACACTGAACTATGCCTTGACGAACACATGACATTGATCGTCGGCAGAAACAACAGTGGCAAAACGTCGCTTGCCGAACTTTTCAGGAGACTACTCTCAGAAAAGGCTGCCGGATTCAGCCTTGAGGACTTTTCGCTTGCGGCACATTCAGGATTTTGGGATGCACTCCAAATGGTGCGGCAGAAGCGGGAGGATACCGACGTGCGAACGGCCCTGCCCTCTATTGAGGTAACGCTTACAGTAGGTTATGACAAAGCGGCAGCAAGCTTTGGCCCGCTCTCGGACTTTATCGTTGATCTGGATCCCGATTGTGAGGAAGCGTGCGTTGATATTTGCTACCAGCTTGGCGATGGAAAGCTAAAGGTATTCCTCGGCGAGATCGAGGTGGACAATGAGACAGATGAGGCCCTGCAAAAGGCGATATTGCTTCAGAAAATGAAAGAGTTGGTCCCGAAGCACTATTCGTGCAAGGTTTTCGCGAGGGATCCGAACGACCCGACCAATGAGCGGCCTTTGGAATGGGCGAAGCTCAGGGAACTCATCCAAGGGGATCTCGTCTCAGCCCAACGTGGAATCGACGATATCACCCATAAGGAAAACGACTCCCTGAGCAGGATCCTGAGCGCCTTGTTTGAATCGGCAGGCCAAGAGAATTCCCGAGAGGCAGACCAGCAGACCGTCAACACACTCAAAGAAGGGGTCAAAAACGTCCAGGAAAGCATCGACAAGAGCTTTAACGGACAGCTCACCAACCTCCTGCCAGCGCTCAACCTCTTTGGATACAGGTTTCCCGACCCAAATATTCAGACTGAGACCAGTCTCGATGTAGGCCTCCTGCTCCGGAACCATACGAAAATCCGCTACGCCGGCGCCAATGGCATTAGCCTGCCGGAGGCTTACAACGGCCTCGGTACTCGCAACCTGATTTACATCCTGCTCAAACTGTTCGAGGCATTTAAATCCTTCAAGGCCCGAGGCAGCGAACCCGGCATGCACCTGATGTTCATTGAAGAACCGGAGGCACACCTGCATCCCCAGATGCAGGAGGTTTTCGTCAGCAAGCTGGAAGTAATTGCCAAGTTGTTCGCAGACAGATACGGCGACGGGCAGCCGTGGCCCGTGCAATTCGTTGTGACGACCCATTCGTCGCACATGGCAAACAAAGCGGAATTCAATTCCATTCGGTATTTCCTGGCGATGCCAGATCCGGACGTGGCTGGCTCCTCCCGCACGAAGGTCAAGGACCTCAAGCTCGACTTCGGAGACCGCGAGAACAAGGACAACGAATTCCTCCACCAATACATGACGCTGACCCGCTGCGACCTCCTGTTCGCAGATAAGGTCATCCTCATTGAGGGCACGTCCGAGCGCCTACTGCTCCCCGTTATGATCGGGAAAGTTGATGCCGTCCTGGCCGACGCGGAGAAGCTAGAAAGCCAGTACATCAGCGTGCTGGAGGTCGGTGGAGCCTACTCGCACATATTTTTCCGGTTGCTCGATTTCCTAGAACTACCCGCGCTCATTATCACGGATCTGGACTCGGTGGATGCGGGCAGCGAGGCTTGTGCGGTTTCCAAGGGGGCAGGAACAAGCAATGCCAGCATCAAGGCCTGGTTCGACGTAGGTGCAATTTCTCCTCAAGAGCTATTGGAGAAAAAAGAAGCTGACAAGATCAAGGGTGTTCGGCGGATGGCCTACCAGGTCCCGGAGCCGGGCACCCCTGCATGCGGGCGCAGCCTGGAGGGTGCTTTTATGCTCGCCAATGCTGCCAAATTCTCGCTGGACGCCGCCGATTTAGAAATGTCGGCTTGGGATAAGGCAGCAAAGGCAAAGAAGTCGGAATTCGCACTTAAACATGCCATCCGCGATACCAACTGGGCGGCTCCGCATTACATACGCGAGGGGCTCATCTGGCTCGCGAAGACGCCAACAGAAGCCAGCGGTTCGAAGCCCGGCCAAGCGGCTGAACAAGCAGTTGAGGCTGGTTCTCATGGAAACTAA